A stretch of the Halomicroarcula saliterrae genome encodes the following:
- a CDS encoding DUF6293 family protein — MSDYIPRRVHIAPQGFEDERISIPAIERDADILILVGHDEPDETAVQCRQRIIDELDEHGIEVQEDATCDLFDLNDSLETLLTLIRDRNPDDTVRVNISAGSKITAIAGMLACMFTGADPYYVVPKGYHDNEDEGEYQTVSHGMEDIKPLPAYPVTEPDLQLIQVLAFIEEEQPDDGPYGVLLKDIGRYLLEQDLPAVHGSDKSPDEAEDIYPTVNEKIVNPLRQRRLITKTRLDGGTQIRTTQEGEEMLALAASLTGE; from the coding sequence GTGTCAGATTATATCCCGCGACGTGTTCATATCGCTCCGCAAGGATTCGAGGATGAGCGGATCTCTATTCCCGCTATAGAGCGAGATGCAGATATTCTCATTCTCGTCGGGCATGACGAGCCCGATGAAACTGCTGTCCAATGCCGGCAACGGATTATCGACGAGCTGGACGAGCACGGAATCGAGGTCCAGGAGGATGCCACCTGCGACTTGTTCGACCTGAACGACTCGCTTGAGACACTCCTGACGCTAATTCGGGACCGAAACCCCGACGACACGGTTCGGGTGAACATTTCTGCCGGCTCAAAGATCACCGCCATCGCTGGGATGCTCGCTTGTATGTTCACCGGCGCTGACCCCTACTATGTTGTTCCTAAAGGGTACCACGACAACGAGGACGAGGGCGAATACCAGACTGTAAGCCACGGGATGGAGGATATCAAACCCCTCCCTGCGTACCCAGTTACCGAGCCCGACCTCCAGCTCATACAGGTGCTAGCGTTCATCGAAGAAGAGCAGCCTGACGATGGCCCGTATGGCGTGCTTCTGAAAGATATCGGGCGATACCTCCTCGAGCAGGATTTACCCGCTGTACATGGCAGTGACAAATCGCCTGATGAAGCCGAAGATATCTATCCAACAGTCAACGAAAAGATCGTCAACCCACTTCGTCAGCGTCGGCTCATCACTAAGACACGACTTGACGGGGGCACCCAGATACGAACCACGCAGGAGGGCGAGGAGATGCTGGCTCTGGCGGCGAGCCTCACTGGTGAGTAG
- a CDS encoding ADP-ribosylglycohydrolase family protein, with translation MPDSADAAVGTLLGLACGDALGRPVEFRSPEAIADQYGTLTEMVGHGTHRQPAGTVTDDTDMALCIARSLVEQATFDGQDIADRFQTWYENGPFDIGLMTADAIREYREGTSWRDAGREVWHQRAEGSNAGNGSIMRCAPHAVAFADEPTVLTQVSTQSAAITHYDPRCQYGSALLNHTFAGYLRGDDDPFTDAIARLEDKAPDELIETLRLVPDFVDESRLENSGYVIHTLQTSLYDTLTADSAEAAIVTSVNRGGDTDTLGAVTGALAGARFGATALPDRWLDQLESRDDIEYLAQALTTADITATE, from the coding sequence ATGCCGGATTCAGCAGATGCCGCAGTCGGGACACTCCTCGGGCTTGCCTGCGGCGATGCGTTGGGCCGTCCTGTCGAGTTTCGCTCACCGGAGGCCATCGCAGACCAGTACGGCACGCTCACCGAGATGGTCGGTCACGGAACGCACAGGCAACCGGCTGGGACTGTGACCGATGATACCGACATGGCGCTGTGCATCGCGCGGAGTCTCGTCGAGCAGGCAACCTTCGATGGCCAGGATATCGCTGACCGCTTCCAGACGTGGTACGAGAACGGGCCGTTCGATATCGGGCTGATGACTGCCGATGCAATCCGGGAGTACCGTGAGGGGACGTCGTGGCGGGATGCCGGCCGTGAGGTCTGGCATCAGCGTGCCGAAGGGTCCAACGCTGGCAACGGCAGCATCATGCGGTGTGCGCCCCACGCTGTCGCCTTCGCCGATGAGCCGACCGTACTGACCCAGGTGAGCACACAATCCGCAGCTATCACGCACTACGATCCCCGCTGTCAGTATGGGAGTGCGCTTCTCAACCATACATTCGCCGGGTATCTCCGGGGTGACGACGACCCGTTCACCGATGCTATAGCGCGGCTCGAAGACAAGGCCCCAGACGAACTGATAGAAACATTGCGACTCGTGCCCGACTTCGTCGACGAGAGCCGGTTGGAGAACAGCGGCTATGTGATACACACACTCCAGACATCGCTGTACGACACGCTGACAGCTGACAGCGCAGAAGCGGCCATCGTCACGTCGGTGAACCGCGGTGGCGACACCGACACGCTCGGCGCCGTCACAGGCGCGCTGGCCGGTGCCCGCTTCGGGGCGACAGCTCTTCCCGACCGATGGCTCGACCAGCTCGAGTCTCGTGACGACATCGAGTATCTCGCACAGGCACTCACAACGGCAGATATCACCGCAACAGAATGA
- a CDS encoding helix-turn-helix domain-containing protein, with amino-acid sequence MDATAAKIVLAVQRGDSINRVASKIGVSYSWVYNWIERLEDTEIIVTTDNGIQIADHEMRQQYADMMAALYSRDTISQEDAYVVPHFADMEFAYTEIDAAYVWTHGGYQIARSHDDYPVFIEVHKRDVERWIAFFQQFGVDMTINERPDAGDVDGNVHYVLFPKTDGIDVEWVDGNPVIPLDDAVDQMMENRPAYEPALEIIGKEYDRDIDASHHSAMSAD; translated from the coding sequence ATGGATGCTACGGCTGCGAAGATAGTCTTAGCAGTCCAGCGTGGCGATTCTATCAATCGTGTTGCGAGCAAAATCGGCGTCTCGTACTCGTGGGTGTACAACTGGATTGAGCGGTTGGAAGACACTGAAATTATCGTTACTACCGATAATGGAATCCAAATTGCCGACCACGAGATGCGCCAGCAGTATGCCGACATGATGGCTGCATTGTATAGCCGCGACACTATCTCCCAAGAGGATGCGTACGTTGTCCCGCACTTCGCCGATATGGAGTTTGCGTATACGGAAATCGACGCTGCGTACGTCTGGACACACGGGGGCTACCAGATCGCCCGCAGCCACGATGACTACCCAGTGTTCATCGAAGTCCACAAGCGTGACGTCGAACGCTGGATTGCGTTCTTCCAGCAGTTCGGTGTCGACATGACGATCAACGAGCGCCCGGACGCCGGCGATGTCGACGGGAACGTTCACTACGTGTTGTTCCCGAAGACCGACGGCATCGACGTTGAGTGGGTCGACGGCAATCCCGTGATTCCGTTGGACGACGCCGTCGACCAGATGATGGAGAACCGCCCGGCATACGAGCCTGCCTTGGAGATCATCGGAAAAGAGTACGATAGGGACATCGACGCGTCACACCACAGCGCGATGAGCGCGGACTAA
- a CDS encoding zinc-ribbon domain-containing protein has translation MTHNTPDGTCERRLWCNHCQLSVAASTDDGEPTCPACGSEFRE, from the coding sequence ATGACCCACAACACGCCAGATGGCACCTGCGAGCGGCGGCTGTGGTGTAATCACTGCCAGCTCAGCGTGGCGGCGTCGACGGACGACGGCGAGCCTACCTGTCCGGCCTGTGGTAGCGAGTTCCGAGAGTAA